In Halorussus sp. MSC15.2, a genomic segment contains:
- a CDS encoding DNA-directed DNA polymerase II small subunit: MPLETPARIVSELTSRGYNADREAVTLLARATDPDAALDAAVERAPEDALKLSSDHVESVLADLEPEQRSSVSTGPDNGNESGKKSTSAGETKGVNDVGEAVADVSRPDESIRDPDLDARSVEITGNVTGESTGTGEYDDFVSVFQDRFKRLSKQLRSRVNARPTSVVGEMPGGGETAIVGMISDIRSTASGHWLIELEDTSGTYPCLVMKDREFADTVDELLFDEIIAVEGTLSDDNGDGDGILFVDSLYFPDVPRTYQPSTADRHVQAALISDVHVGSQEFMGEAWSRFADWLHTPEAENVEYLLIAGDMVEGVGVYPNQDEELDIVDLYEQYEQFSEYLKEVPGDLEIVMIPGNHDAVRLAEPQPGFDEELRDIMSVHDARISGNPSTVTLEGVDILMYHGVSLDEVIAELPDEKASYDEPHKAMYQLLKKRHVAPQFGGKTRLAPEEKDYLVMDSVPDVFHTGHVHKLGWGKYHNVLAVNSGCWQAQTDFQKSVNIDPDAGFAPILDLDTLDMTVRQFS; encoded by the coding sequence GTGCCGTTGGAGACCCCGGCCCGTATCGTCAGTGAACTCACCAGTCGCGGCTACAACGCCGACCGCGAGGCCGTGACGCTCCTCGCGCGGGCCACCGACCCGGACGCCGCGCTCGACGCGGCCGTCGAGCGCGCTCCCGAAGACGCTCTGAAACTCTCCTCGGACCACGTCGAGAGCGTCCTCGCAGACCTCGAACCGGAACAGAGGTCCTCCGTTTCGACTGGACCTGATAACGGGAACGAGTCGGGGAAGAAATCGACCTCTGCAGGAGAAACGAAGGGGGTAAACGATGTCGGCGAAGCCGTCGCCGACGTCTCTCGGCCCGACGAGTCGATTCGGGACCCGGACCTCGACGCCCGGTCGGTCGAAATCACGGGTAACGTGACCGGCGAGAGTACTGGAACCGGCGAGTACGACGATTTCGTCTCCGTGTTTCAGGACCGATTCAAGCGCCTCTCGAAGCAGTTGCGTTCGCGGGTCAACGCTCGTCCGACTTCGGTCGTCGGCGAGATGCCCGGCGGCGGCGAGACGGCGATTGTCGGGATGATAAGCGACATTCGCTCGACCGCTAGCGGCCACTGGCTAATCGAGTTGGAGGACACGAGCGGGACCTACCCCTGTCTCGTCATGAAGGACCGCGAGTTCGCCGACACGGTCGACGAACTCCTCTTCGACGAGATAATCGCGGTCGAAGGGACGCTCTCGGACGACAACGGCGACGGAGACGGTATCCTGTTCGTAGACTCGCTGTACTTCCCCGACGTGCCCCGGACCTACCAGCCTTCGACCGCAGACCGTCACGTTCAGGCCGCGCTCATCAGCGACGTTCACGTCGGCAGTCAGGAGTTCATGGGGGAGGCGTGGTCGCGCTTCGCCGACTGGCTACACACGCCCGAGGCCGAGAACGTCGAGTACCTGCTCATCGCGGGCGACATGGTGGAGGGGGTCGGGGTCTATCCGAATCAGGACGAGGAACTCGACATCGTGGACCTCTACGAGCAGTACGAACAGTTCTCGGAGTACCTCAAGGAGGTGCCCGGCGACCTCGAAATCGTCATGATTCCCGGCAACCACGACGCCGTCCGACTCGCCGAACCCCAACCCGGTTTCGACGAGGAGTTGCGGGACATCATGTCGGTTCACGACGCGCGAATCTCGGGCAACCCCTCGACCGTCACGCTCGAAGGCGTCGATATCCTGATGTACCACGGCGTCTCGCTCGACGAAGTCATCGCCGAACTACCCGACGAGAAGGCCAGTTACGACGAACCGCACAAGGCTATGTACCAACTCCTGAAGAAACGCCACGTTGCGCCTCAGTTCGGCGGGAAGACTCGCCTCGCCCCCGAGGAGAAGGACTACCTCGTGATGGACTCGGTTCCGGACGTGTTCCACACCGGCCACGTCCATAAACTCGGATGGGGAAAGTACCACAACGTCCTCGCGGTCAACTCCGGGTGCTGGCAGGCACAGACCGACTTCCAGAAGTCCGTGAACATCGACCCCGACGCCGGGTTCGCGCCCATCCTCGACCTCGACACGCTCGACATGACCGTCCGGCAGTTCAGCTGA